In the Brucella anthropi ATCC 49188 genome, one interval contains:
- the mdh gene encoding malate dehydrogenase: MARNKIALIGSGMIGGTLAHLAGLKELGDVVLFDIAEGIPQGKGLDIAESSPVDGFDAKYTGANDYAAIEGADVVIVTAGVPRKPGMSRDDLLGINLKVMEQVGAGIKKYAPEAFVICITNPLDAMVWALQKFSGLPAHKVVGMAGVLDSARFRYFLSEEFNVSVEDVTAFVLGGHGDSMVPLARYSTVAGIPLPDLVKMGWTSQDKLDKIIQRTRDGGAEIVGLLKTGSAFYAPAASAIQMAESYLKDKKRVLPVAAQLTGQYGVKDMYVGVPTVIGANGVERIIEIDLDKNEKAEFDKSVASVAGLCEACIGIAPSLK, encoded by the coding sequence ATGGCACGCAACAAGATTGCCCTCATCGGCTCCGGCATGATCGGCGGCACGCTCGCCCATCTGGCTGGTCTGAAGGAACTCGGCGACGTCGTCCTTTTCGACATTGCGGAAGGCATCCCGCAGGGTAAGGGACTGGATATCGCCGAATCTTCTCCGGTTGACGGTTTTGATGCGAAATACACCGGCGCCAACGACTACGCAGCAATTGAAGGCGCAGACGTTGTCATCGTGACCGCAGGCGTGCCGCGCAAGCCGGGCATGAGCCGCGACGACCTTCTGGGCATCAACCTCAAGGTGATGGAACAGGTTGGCGCAGGTATCAAGAAATACGCCCCTGAAGCTTTCGTCATCTGCATCACCAACCCGCTGGACGCCATGGTCTGGGCGCTGCAGAAGTTCTCCGGTCTTCCGGCGCACAAGGTTGTCGGCATGGCTGGCGTTCTCGACAGCGCCCGCTTCCGTTATTTCCTCTCGGAAGAGTTCAACGTTTCGGTTGAAGACGTCACGGCATTCGTGCTGGGCGGCCACGGCGACAGCATGGTTCCGCTGGCCCGTTACTCGACCGTTGCCGGTATCCCGCTCCCTGATCTCGTCAAGATGGGCTGGACCAGCCAGGACAAGCTCGACAAGATCATCCAGCGCACCCGTGACGGCGGCGCGGAAATCGTCGGCCTGCTCAAGACCGGCTCGGCTTTCTACGCTCCGGCTGCATCGGCCATCCAGATGGCTGAATCCTACCTCAAGGACAAGAAGCGCGTCCTGCCGGTTGCTGCCCAGCTTACGGGCCAGTACGGCGTCAAGGACATGTATGTCGGCGTGCCGACCGTGATCGGTGCCAATGGCGTCGAGCGCATCATTGAAATTGATCTCGACAAGAACGAAAAGGCTGAATTCGACAAGTCGGTGGCTTCGGTCGCCGGTCTTTGCGAAGCCTGCATCGGCATCGCTCCGTCGCTGAAGTAA
- the sucC gene encoding ADP-forming succinate--CoA ligase subunit beta has product MNIHEYQAKRLLHTYGAPIANGVAVYSVEQAEEWAKTLPGPLYVVKSQIHAGGRGKGKFKELPADAKGGVRLAKSVEEVVANAKEMLGNTLVTKQTGPAGKQVNRLYIEDGADIDRELYLSILIDRTVGRPAFVVSTEGGMDIEAVAEETPEKIVTVAIDPAKGVTDEDASKLADALKLEGQAREDGVKLFPILYKAFTEKDMSLLEINPLIVMTDGRVRVLDAKVSFDGNALFRHPDIQELRDLSEEDEKEIEASKYDLAYVALDGNIGCMVNGAGLAMATMDIIKLYGAEPANFLDVGGGASKEKVTAAFKIITADPAVQGILVNIFGGIMKCDVIAEGVIAAVKEVGLKVPLVVRLEGTNVELGKKIINESGLNVISADDLDDAAQKIVAAVKGN; this is encoded by the coding sequence ATGAATATTCACGAATACCAGGCCAAGCGCCTGCTTCACACCTACGGCGCACCGATCGCCAATGGTGTGGCTGTCTATTCCGTCGAACAGGCGGAAGAATGGGCAAAGACGCTTCCCGGACCGCTTTATGTCGTCAAGAGCCAGATCCATGCTGGTGGACGCGGCAAGGGCAAGTTCAAGGAACTGCCAGCCGATGCAAAGGGCGGCGTGCGCCTCGCCAAGTCGGTTGAGGAAGTGGTTGCCAATGCGAAGGAAATGCTCGGCAACACGCTTGTCACCAAGCAGACCGGCCCTGCCGGCAAGCAGGTCAACCGTCTTTACATCGAAGACGGCGCCGACATCGATCGCGAGCTTTATCTCTCGATCCTGATCGACCGCACCGTTGGTCGTCCGGCTTTTGTCGTTTCGACCGAAGGCGGCATGGACATCGAAGCCGTTGCCGAAGAAACCCCTGAAAAGATCGTGACTGTCGCCATCGATCCGGCCAAGGGCGTAACGGACGAAGACGCCAGCAAGCTCGCCGACGCGCTGAAGCTTGAAGGTCAGGCTCGTGAAGACGGCGTCAAGCTGTTCCCGATCCTCTACAAGGCGTTCACCGAAAAGGACATGAGCCTTCTCGAGATCAACCCGCTGATCGTCATGACCGATGGCCGCGTGCGCGTTCTCGACGCCAAGGTATCGTTCGACGGCAATGCGCTGTTCCGTCATCCTGACATTCAGGAACTGCGCGATCTGTCGGAAGAAGACGAAAAAGAGATCGAAGCTTCCAAGTACGATCTCGCTTACGTCGCTCTCGACGGCAATATCGGCTGCATGGTCAACGGCGCAGGCCTTGCCATGGCGACGATGGACATCATCAAGCTCTACGGTGCAGAACCTGCCAACTTCCTCGACGTTGGTGGCGGCGCTTCCAAGGAGAAGGTGACGGCTGCGTTCAAGATCATCACCGCTGATCCGGCTGTCCAGGGCATTCTGGTCAACATCTTCGGTGGCATCATGAAGTGCGACGTCATTGCCGAAGGCGTGATCGCCGCGGTCAAGGAAGTCGGCCTCAAGGTTCCTCTGGTTGTCCGTCTCGAAGGCACCAATGTCGAACTCGGCAAGAAGATCATCAACGAGAGCGGCCTGAACGTCATTTCGGCCGACGATCTCGACGATGCGGCGCAGAAGATCGTCGCTGCAGTGAAGGGGAATTAA